In Juglans microcarpa x Juglans regia isolate MS1-56 chromosome 7D, Jm3101_v1.0, whole genome shotgun sequence, the following are encoded in one genomic region:
- the LOC121239310 gene encoding histone deacetylase 9 encodes MRSKDRISYFYDGDVGSVYFGPNHPMKPHRLCMTHHLVLSYELHQKMEVYRPHKAYPVELAQFHSADYVDFLHRITPDTQHMFSDELVKYNLGEDCPVFENLFEFCQIYAGGTIDAARRLNNQLCDIAINWAGGLHHAKKCEASGFCYINDLVLGILELLKHHARVLYIDIDVHHGDGVEEAFYFTDRVMTVSFHKYGDMFFPGTGDVKETGEREGKYYAINVPLKDGIDDTSFTRLFKSIISKVVETYVPGAIVLQCGADSLAGDRLGCFNLSIDGHAECVRFVKKFNLPLLVTGGGGYTKENVARCWTVETGVLLDTELPNEIPDNEYIKYFSPEYSLRIPNGHIENLNSKSYLGTIKMQVFENLRSIQHAPGVQMQEVPPDFYIPDFDEDEQNPDERMDQHTQDKQIQRDDEYYEGDHDNDQNMEDV; translated from the exons ATGCGTTCCAAGGACAGAATCTCCTACTTTTACGACG GAGATGTGGGTAGTGTTTATTTTGGCCCAAACCATCCGATGAAGCCACATCGGCTTTGTATGACCCACCATCTCGTCCTCTCCTACGAGCTCCACCAGAAGATGGAAGTATAT CGGCCTCACAAGGCATACCCAGTTGAGCTTGCCCAATTCCATTCAGCCGATTATGTTGACTTTTTACACCGGATTACACCTGACACTCAACACATGTTCTCAGATGAATTAGTAAAAT ATAATCTTGGAGAAGATTGCCCTGTATTTGAAAACTTGTTTGAGTTTTGTCAAATTTATGCTGGTGGAACTATAG ATGCCGCACGCAGATTGAACAATCAACTTTGTGACATTGCTATAAATTGGGCTGGTGGATTACACCATGCAAAGAAGTGTGAGGCATCCGGCTTTTGTTACATCAATGACTTGGTTTTGGGAATCTTGGAGCTTCTAAAACATCATGCCCGTGTTTTGTATATTGATATAGACGTGCATCATGGGGATGGTGTAGAAGAAGCCTTTTATTTCACTGACAG GGTGATGACTGTTAGTTTTCACAAGTATGGGGATATGTTTTTTCCAGGAACTGGTGATGTTAAG GAAACAGGAGAAAGAGAAGGCAAGTATTATGCCATAAATGTCCCACTCAAGGATGGAATAGATGACACTAGCTTCACTAGACTTTTTAAAAGT ATTATTTCCAAGGTTGTTGAAACATATGTCCCAGGTGCAATAGTTCTCCAATGTGGGGCAGATTCACTTGCTGGGGACCGCTTGGGCTGCTTCAATCTCTCCATTGATG GGCATGCCGAATGCGTTAGGTTTGTGAAGAAATTTAATTTGCCGTTACTG GTAACTGGAGGTGGGGGATATACAAAAGAGAATGTTGCTCGATGTTGGACTGTGGAAACCGGAGTTCTTCTTGATACAGAACTTCCCAATG AGATCCCTGACAACgagtatattaaatatttttctccagAATACTCATTGAGGATTCCAAATGGGCATATA GAAAACTTAAATAGCAAATCATACCTTGGCACAATAAAAATGCAAGTCTTCGAAAATCTTCGAAGCATCCAACATGCTCCCGGTGTACAAATGCAAGAG GTTCCACCCGACTTTTACATTCCTGACTTTGATGAAGATGAGCAAAACCCTGATGAGCGCATGGATC aaCACACTCAAGACAAGCAGATACaacgtgatgatgaatattacGAAGGAGACCATGATAACGATCAGAATATGGAGGATGTATAA